A window of the Cannabis sativa cultivar Pink pepper isolate KNU-18-1 chromosome X, ASM2916894v1, whole genome shotgun sequence genome harbors these coding sequences:
- the LOC115722056 gene encoding protein FAR1-RELATED SEQUENCE 5-like, protein MEKHVQRNDLTREPKAHTRVDCKVAFRVHRVIGENTWICREFITTHSHALPADNHKQFLRSNRVVTAGYVETATLLREAGVKTYHILSYMAIQVGGYEKMPFTKSDIYNKISNMEQVRLSSSDARRAIGYLEQTMMIDFLEDTLFIKGTDFNTYFGQMDGHNLTMRLLVTPLLWIQPTRPMHKENHNESAESYIWAAQQFLECMNGVHPKTVVTDSDPALKTMVEETMPDTIHRLCYWHMHNNAVSNVTDPGFAQKLTQLVFKYYEEEVFEAKWAALVTEYILENTRYANDLYERRKNWAETFLRGNFFCGMSTTQHSEGVNALLKKKLNRNLKLYVFVRAVDMSLSLILYREAKDDYDRLHTTPQLGKTSFPQIEKYLSNVYTRNMYYKVREEMVKEARYLKESKIQTDNGTLLELLKYPECRIRRVVLVSSNNKFFVCECQHFLSFGIPCRHVFAAMKYMKVQDIRKSLLVTRWTKTPYGDEKVETKHYRECENASTEVQARFSRITTKMAEVAYIGAKTHEAYYEILQLLENMSISLQKYDKVENKRGREEEKIKQNDITVEDPHISKTKGIAKMRGSKAVNKRKCTICKKSGHNKKICPQTRTKRADEDEDFGNQYDDETEQSDDVLESDNGEERLSDEEMFDQSQRQTSTLPLEDDNVGHKQYTYSTPTSMETWSQWWGSAY, encoded by the exons ATGGAAAAACATGTACAAAGGAATGATCTGACGAGAGAGCCAAAGGCACATACTCGAGTTGATTGCAAAGTTGCTTTCAGGGTCCACCGAGTGATAGGTGAGAATACATGGATTTGCAGAGAGTTTATCACAACCCATTCACATGCGCTCCCTGCTGATAATCACAAACAATTTCTTCGATCAAATCGAGTGGTGACAGCAGGATACGTTGAGACTGCTACATTGTTAAGGGAAGCTGGTGTTAAGACTTATCATATATTATCTTACATGGCTATTCAAGTTGGGGGGTACGAGAAGATGCCCTTCACAAAGTCAGACATTTACAACAAAATATCAAACATGGAACAAGTGAGACTATCTAGTTCAGATGCAAGGCGTGCAATTGGATACTTAGAGCAGACAATGATGATCGATTTTTTGGAAGATACTCTGTTCATAAAAGGAACAGACTTCAACACATATTTTGGTCAGATGGACGGGCACAATTTGACTATGAGACTTTTGGTCACGCCATTGCTTTGGATTCAACCTACAAGACCAATGCATAAGGAAAACC ACAATGAATCAGCAGAAAGCTACATATGGGCAGCACAACAATTTTTAGAGTGTATGAATGGGGTTCATCCAAAGACTGTTGTCACTGATTCTGATCCAGCGCTTAAGACAATGGTGGAGGAGACGATGCCGGATACAATTCATAGGCTATGTTATTGGCACATGCATAATAATGCAGTAAGTAATGTCACCGACCCTGGATTTGCTCAAAAATTAACGCAACTTGTGTTCAAATACTACGAGGAAGAGGTATTTGAGGCGAAATGGGCCGCTTTGGTGACAGAGTATATTCTGGAAAATACCCGTTATGCCAATGACTTGTATGAAAGACGTAAAAATTGGGCAGAAACTTTTCTAAGGGGAAATTTTTTCTGTGGGATGTCAACTACACAACACAGTGAGGGGGTTAATGCTCTACTGAAGAAAAAGCTCAACCGAAACCTAAAGTTGTATGTATTTGTAAGAGCTGTTGACATGTCACTTTCCTTAATTCTATATAGAGAGGCCAAAGATGATTATGATAGATTGCATACAACTCCCCAATTAGGGAAAACAAGCTTCCCTCAGATTGAGAAGTACCTATCTAACGTGTACACGAGAAACATGTATTACAAAGTCCGAGAGGAGATGGTTAAGGAGGCAAGATACTTGAAGGAAAGCAAGATTCAGACTGATAATGGAACTTTGTTGGAGTTATTAAAATATCCAGAATGCCGGATAAGAAGGGTAGTCTTAGTAAGCTCTaacaataaattttttgtgTGTGAATGTCAACACTTTCTATCTTTCGGAATACCATGTCGACATGTCTTCGCAGCAATGAAGTATATGAAAGTGCAGGATATACGCAAGTCACTTCTAGTAACAAGGTGGACAAAAACTCCTTATGGAGATGAGAAGGTCGAGACAAAGCATTATCGTGAATGTGAGAATGCGTCAACAGAAGTGCAGGCTCGATTTAGTAGGATAACCACAAAAATGGCTGAAGTTGCATACATTGGGGCTAAAACACATGAAGCTTACTATGAAATTTTACAATTGTTGGAGAACATGAGTATTAGCTTGCAAAAATATGATAAGGTAGAAAATAAGAGAGGCagagaggaagaaaaaattaagcaaaatgaTATAACTGTAGAAGACCCACACATCTCAAAGACAAAAGGAATAGCGAAAATGCGGGGTTCCAAGGCTGTGAATAAAAGGAAGTGCACAATTTGCAAGAAATCAGGACATAACAAGAAAATATGCCCACAAACAAGGACTAAAAGGgctgatgaagatgaagatttTGGCAACCAATATGATGACGAGACTGAACAATCTGATGATGTATTAGAGAGTGACAATGGTGAAGAAAGGCTAAGTGACGAAGAAATGTTTGACCAAAGTCAAAGACAAACCAGTACATTACCATTAGAAGATGACAATGTTGGCCATAAACAATATACTTATTCCACTCCTACATCAATGGAAACTTGGTCGCAGTGGTGGGGGAGTGCATACTGA